CGGCGAGACCGTACAGGGCGCCGCCCTCGGCGAGCGAGTCCGACTGTGCGGTCACCTCGGAGTGCTGCTTCTGCGACTGCGTCCGGCTGGCGTAGTTGAGAACCGCCAGGGTGACGCCGGCGAACAGGGCGATGAAGGCGAGGGCGAGCGGCAGGACCTGACCTCGTTCGTGGCCTCGGCGAGCCGGCGATCGCTTCGACATCAGCACTGCGCTCCCGCGGGCACCAGCGCGGCGGTTGCCGGGCTGTTCGGGTCTGCTGCCAGCGGCCGCAGCGAGAGGGTCACGCTCGGGTTGTTCACCGTCAGGTTGCCGACCACCACCGCCTTGACGACGAGGTTCGTCCACCCGGTCGGCGGGGTCCTGGTCACGGTGATTCCGACCGGGTTCGTGGTCTGGCGGACCGTCTGCACACTGGAGGCCGTGCCCGACACGACCCGCCACTCGGTGCGACTGATGACGACCGGGCTGCTCGCGCTGGCCTTCATGTAGACGGCGACGCGGCACGACGCACCGGCGGGATCGGACAGCCACGGCCAGGCGATGCAGATCAGTGTCGTCGCGGCGGAGCAGGCACCCGACGCCCCGCTGATGCTGGTGTTCGCGAAACCGACCGAGCAGGTGCCGGTCGCGGTGCCAGAGCCCACCCTGATGCAGGAGGCTCGGGATACATCACGCGAGAGCACCTGCTCGACAACCATGCCGTCCTGGGCGGCCGCGAGCCGGTCCTGGGCGCCCCCGGGTCGAATGATCTTCGACGCGACGGCGAAGCTGCCCGCGACTGCACCCATGAGGAGCGTGACGATGCCCATGGTCACCACCATCTCGATGAGGGTGAAACCATGCTGTCCTCGCCGTGCCGGCCGCAGGGCGGCGGCCCGGCTCCCGGCCGGGGTCCTCATGCGGCTCCCTTCCAGACGACGCGTGTGAGCGACCGAGAGGCCGACGACACCTTGAGGGTGATCTCCTGGACTCCCCAGTCCGCACCAGCCGCGCGACCGGTGACGGCGGCGCACGTCTGCCACGCCGAGACCGCGGCGCCGTTTCGCGTCGCCGAGCTTCCCACCGCGACGGTCACGATGCTCCAGGTGTCGGGCGAGAAGCTGAGCCCGGTGATCTTGGGCGTGTAGTCCTTCTGCGTGCCGTTCTCGACGGCGCAGAACACGTAGGGGAGAGCGTCGCGGGAACGCACCTGGTCGCTGAGCTGCCGCATCTCGCTCTCGAGGCGCGACTGGTCGGCCGAGACCGACGCGCCCCTCGCCATCGCGCTGAAGCCGTACATGATGCCGACGACGCCGACCGAGATCACCGCCATGGCGACGAGCGTCTCGATGAGGGTCATCCCCGCCTGCCCGCGACGCCGGCGCTGTGCGGTTCTCACTTGTATCCACCCGCGAGCGAGTAGATGGTCGTGACCATCGTGATCGCGACGAAGCCGACCATGCCTCCGACGAAGAGGATGAGAACCGGCTCGATCACCGAGGTCATCTTCTTGATGCGGTAGTCGAGGTCCTCGCCGGCCATGGCCGCGGTCTCGCGAAGGTGCTTGTCGAGGCTGCCGGTCTCCTCGCCGACGCGGACCATCTGGGTGACGATCGGCGGGAACAGCCTGGTCGCCTGGAGCGGCTGGTAGATGCCCTGGCCCGTCCCCATCGCCGCCATCACCGTTCGCAGGGCCTGGCGATAGACCCGGTTCGAGGTGGTCTCGATCACCACGGCGAAGGTCTCGCCGATCGGCACGCCGGCGGAGAGGAGGTCGCCGAGGGTGCGGGAGAAGCGCTCGACGACCGCTGCGCGGACCATCGGCGCGACCACCGGGAGCCTGAGCAGCACCCGGTCGCGGACGACGCGGCCGCGCTCGCTGCGCTGCCAGGCGCCAAGGGCGACGAAGCCGACGAGGACGCCGGCGAGCAGGAGGATCGCATCCTTCTTCACGAAGTCCGAGAGCCCGAGGAGGATGTTCACGATGCCCGGCAGCTTGACCCCGAGCGATGCGTAGAGGTCCTTGAACTGGGGCAGCACGAAGGCGATGATGCCGATGGTCAGCACCACCGCCAGGCAGCAGATGATCGACGGATAGATCATTGCCGCCCGGATCTTCTGCCGCGCCGACGCCTCGCGCTCGATCGAGTGGGACGCCTGGCGCAGCACCCCCTCGAGGTCGCCGCTCGACTCGGCGGCCTGGACCATGTCGGCGATGATCACGGGGAAGACCTGGGGATGCGCCCGCACCGCGTCGCTGAGCCGTGCGCCGCGCTGGATGTCGGCGATCATGGCGAGGCAGGCCGCCTTGAGCTGCTTGTCCGAAGTCTGCTCGGCGATGGTCGACAGGCCGGTGGTCACCGGGACGCCGACGCTCACGAAGGTGGCGAGCTGCCGGCAGAAGATGGTGACCTCCTGCGCCTTCACCTTGCGCTCGAGCTTCAGCAGGTCACGCCACGCGCCGCCCTTCGCCGAGATCGAGGTGATGTGCAGGGCGCGCGCGTCGAGGGCGGCGCGAACGTCCTCCTGCTTCGCCGCCTGCATGAGGCCCTCGACCGACTCACCGGCGGAGGTGAGTGCCTGCCAACGATAGAGCTGCACCTGCGTCTCCTAGATCATGTACACGGCGCGCATCGCCTCGGCGAGGGTCGAGCGACCCTGCTCGGCGATGTCGCAGCCGGCGTGTCGTAGGGTGGTCATGCCGCGTTCGACCGCCGCGCGGCGAAGCGCCGTCTGCGACGAGCGGTCGACGATGAGCTGGCGGTAGTCCTCGTCGATCTGGAGGCATTCGAAGACGCCGGTGCGGCCGTAGAAGCCGCTGTTCGCGCAGCGCGGGCAGCCGCGCCCCGCCATCGGCGTGAACCGTGGGAGCTTCCCGGTCACCGAACGGTAGAACTCGACCTCCTCGGGGCCCGGCACCTGCTCCTCCGCGCAGCGCTCGCACACGGTGCGCACCAGGCGCTGGGCGACGACGCCGATCAGCGCCGAGGCGACGAGGAACGACTCGATCCCCATGTCGATGAATCGGTGGATGGCGCCCGCGGTGTCCGATGCGTGGAGCGAGCAGAGCACGAGGTGGCCGGTGAGGGCTGCCTGGATGGCGATGCCCGCCGTCTCCGAGTCGCGGACCTCGCCGATGAGGATGACGTCGGGGTCCTGGCGGAGGATGGCGCGCAGGCCGTTGGCGAAGGTCACGCCGGCGAGCCGGTTGATGCGGATCTGGTTGACGTCGTCGAAGTGATACTCGACCGGGTCCTCGATGGTGGTGATGTTCAGCACCCCGCGGTCGAGCTCGTTGAGCAGCGAGTACAGGGTGGTCGTCTTGCCGGCTCCCGTCGGCCCGCTGACCACGATCAGGCCGTACGGCGAGGCGACGAGCCGGCGCAGGCCGCCCTCGACCTCCGGTTTCAGCCCGAGGGACGGGAGCGAGACCAGCGAGCGCGTCTTGTCCAGCAGGCGCATCACGATCTTCTCGCCCCAGATCGTCTCCATCGTCGCCACCCGGATGTCGATCTCCCTCCCGTCGATGAGGGTGGCGATCTGGCCGTCCTGGGCGCGATGGCGGTCGACGATGTCCATCGCCGCCATCACCTTGATGCGCGAGGCGACGGACCCGGCGAGCTCGCGGGGAAGGTCGCGGACGTCGAGGAGCGAGCCGTCGACGCGGAAGCGGACGCGCAGCCGGTGTTGCTGCGGCTCGATGTGGATGTCGGAGGCCCGGTCACGCACGCCCTGGGCGAGGATCAGGTCGACGAGCTGCACCACCGGGGCGTCGAGCTCGGTCGCGGTCGCGGCGGAGGGCGCCATCTCGACACGATCGCCGACGGCGCGCGCCGCCGCGCTGTCGATCCGGTCGATGACGCCGTAATGGCGGTCGATCCCGTTCTGCAGGCCGGTACGGTCGGTGAGGAGCAACTCGATGACGAGACCGCTCGCGGTCCGCAGCGCTTCGCTCAGCGCCGGGTCGTCGGGGGTGAGGGTGGCGACGCGAAGCCGGCCGTCGCCGTCGAGCGACACCGGCAGGACGCGCAGCCGTCGCGCCACCACGCCGTCGAGGCAGAGCAGCGCCTCGTCGCTGGGCAGCTCGGTGTCGAGGTCGACGGTGGGGCGGCCCCACTGGAGGCCCAGGGCCGCGACCAGGGCAGGCTCGTCGACGCCACGCTCGACGAGCAGCTCGCCGAGAGGGCGTCGGTCGCGCTTCTGGCGGCGCAGCGCGTCATTGAGGATCTCGGTGCGGAGGGCGCCGCGCTCGATGAGGAGCTCGCCGATACGACGGCCGTCAGCCCGATTCTCATCGATGCGATTGCGCTTCAGGTCCACCACGTCCAGCACTCTCCTCGGGGCAGCGGCGCGGCATCACGGGCAGGGTCCCGCGGCCGCCGGCCGTCACCCAGAGGCTAGATGCGGCGCGACGCCGCGCCATCACCCGTCTGAGCCGTCCCGCCACCCCAAAACGGGGTGCTACGCCTCCAGCAGGGCGCGCAGGCGGCGCAGCAGCTCGCGCGGGCGCAGCGGCTTCAGGATGAAGTCGTCGCACTCGGCGGTGGCACGCTCCTCGGTGTCGCCGATGCGGTCGGCGGAGAAGGTGACGACGCGCACCATCCGGCCGGCGGCGAGCTCGCGCAGCCGCGGCACGATGTCGAGCCCGTTCCCGTCGGGGAGCTGCGCGTCGAGCAGCACCACCTCGTGCGCGCCCTCGGCGAAGGCGCGCACCGCCTCGGCGCAGGTGGCGACGGCGTCGACGTGGTAGCCGGCCAGCTCGAGCACCGTGGTCGTCGACTCGCGGCTCGCCTCGTCGTCCTCGACGAGCAGCAGCGAGCGGCCGCGCCCGTCGTCGGTGACGACGGCGCGGTGCTCCTCCAGCGCCTCGGTCAGCTCCGGCCCCAGGTGGGGGTTGCGCGCGAGGCGCACGGTCAGGCCGAAACGGCTGCCCACGCCCGGCCAGGACGACACCGTGAGCCGTCCTCCGTGCAGCTCGACGATCGCCCGCGCGATCGCCAGCCCCAGGCCCGTCCCCGGTGCGGAGCTCCCCTCGATCCGCTCGAAGGGCTCGAAGATGCGCTCGTGGTCCGCTTCCTCGATCCCCGTGCCGGTGTCGCACACGGCGATGGTCAGGTCGTGCTCGCCGCTCTCGAGCTCGATCCAGGCGCGTCCCCCCGCGGGGGTGAACTTCACCGCGTTGGTGAGCAGGTTGAGGATCACCTGGCGGAGTCGCACCGGGTCGGCGAGCAGCCGTGGCTCCCCCTCGCCGTCGGGGATGTCGAGGGCGACGCCGGCGTCGACGGCGAGGGGTTCGATCGTGGATCGGGCGTCGCGGAGCAGGGGAGCCAGGTCGACGGGCTGGAGGCGCACCTCGAGGCGCCGGGCCTGGATGCGCGAGAGGTCGAGGAGGTTGTCGACGAGCGCCATCAGGTTGTGGGCGACGACGCCGATGCGCCCGGCGACGTCGAGCGCGGCGGTGGTGCCGACCACCCCGAGGGTGGCGTCGGCGAGCAGGTCGGCGGACATCAGGATTCCGCTCAACGAGCTGCGCAGCTCGTGCGACAGGGTGCCGAGGAAGCGCCAGTTCACCGCTTCGTTCTCGCGCAACCGCCGGGACACGACGGCGAGCTGATCGATGAGGTCGTCGGCGCCGCGGCCGTCCTCGTGGGTGAGGCTGCGCTCGACCGCGGCCGCGACCTGGACCGCGCTCGCCTCGTCCGCCTCGTCGAATTCGCCACCGAGGTGGTTGGCGCAGAGCAGCAGTCCGTGCGGCGCTTCCTGCACCGACAGCGGCACGGCGACGAGCGAGCGCATCGCCGGGTGGCCGGGGGGGAAGCCGGCGTGCGCCGGGTGGCGGCGGAGGTCGGCGAGGCGGATGGGGCGCCCCGCGAGCATCAGCGCGCGCAGGAGTCCGCGTGCGGAGGGGAGAGGGCCGATCCGCGCCGCGGCCGCGGGGGTCAGCCCGGCATGGACGAACCGGGTGAGCGACCCGGTGGCCGGCTCGACGAGCAGGAGCGCGGCGTACTCCGCGTCGGTGACGGAGCGGGCGAGGTCCACCGCCGCCTGGAGGACGTCCGCGGGACGCACCTGCTGGAGCAGCGCGATGTTGGCGGCGGCGAGCCGGCGCACGTGGGCCCGGGCCCCCTGCAGCGCGTTGCCCGCGCGGGCGTGCACGACGAGACCTGCCGAGACCGCGGCGAAGTCGATGGCGAGCGCTTCGTCGAGGTCGTCGAAGGGCTCGCCGCCGGCCCGGTCGAGGGCGACCAGGTGGCCGATCGTCCCCTCCCGCGAGGTCCGCAGCGGAACCCCGAGAAGGGCGCGGCGCCCGGCGAAGAGCTCCGGACCGGTGTGCGCCGGGTGGCTCCGGATGTCGGAGATCCGCATCGGCCGGTCCTCGACGGCGAGGGCGCCGAGCAGCCCGGGCAGCGCGCCGCCGAGCGAGCCGATCACCGCGTCCTCGGCCGCAGTGAGGCCGGAGCCGACGAGGGTGGCGAACGGCCGCGCACCGGCGCCCGATAGGCTGACGACCGCGGCGTCGCAGCCGAGGAGGTCGCGCGCCGCGGTGGCGATGGCGGCGAGCAGAGTCGCCTCGTTGCCGGCATCGCGGACCGCCTCGAGGGCCGCCTGGCGCCGCTCCAGCCGGGGGCCGATGCCAGCGGCGGTCGCGAAGCGCTCGTCCGCCGGTTCGATGAGGAGCACGTGAGCGACCGCTCCGCTCCCGGCGACAGGCCAGGCTCGGATCCCGGCGGGCATCGCCCCCCGCACGGTGGCGATCATCACCCCGGCGACGACCGGGTCACCGCTGCGGAGCGCGGCGCGCAGCCGCGAGCCCAGGTCCCCGCGGGGCGGGCCCAGCGAGTCCACCTCCCAGCCTGCGAGCGAGGCCTGCTCCACGCCGACCAGCTCGCTGAGGGCGGCGTTCGCGTCGACGATGCGCAGGCCGGTGTCGAGGGTCGCCATGGGTACGGGCCCGTCGAACACCGCGCGCACCCGCCGCTCGCGCTCCCGCTCGCGGCGCTGGGCCCGCGCCGACGCGAGCGCCTCGCCGGCGTGGGCGCTCAGCTCCAGCAGGCGCAGGCGCGTGCCGAGATCGGTCACCGCCGCCGCGTCGTCGGTGAAGAGCTCGAGGATCCCCGCCATCTCGCCCCCGGCGAGGATGGGAACGACCGCACCCGCGACGAGCCCGGCGAGCGCCGCGGTGCGCCGTCGCAGGAAGGAGGGGTCGGCGGCGACCTCCTCGACCCACACGGGCGCGCGCTCGCGATGGACCCGGCCGAGCACCCCCTGCCCGGCCGCCTCGGCCTCGCTCACCGCGCGGAAGGGCTCGAATCGCGCCGGGTCGGCGAGGTACCACCCGGGGCTCGGCAGCAGCGCGCCGGCGGTGTCGACGGTGAGGGCGTGACCCACCGGCCAGCCGAGACGCCGGGCGATGACCTCCGCAACGGCGGCGAGCGCCGCGCCCTCGTCGTCCTCGTGGCCCGCGATGGCGGCGAGCACCGCGGCGACGTCGCCTCCCTCGGGGACGGGCAGGGACTCGGACCGCATACCGCCTCCCGACGTCGCCGTCAGCTCGCGAGCAGCTCGGGGAGCAGGCCTCGCCGGATGGCGGTGACCACCGCCTCGAGCTGGCTGTGGCATTCGAGCTTGGAGAGGATGCTCTTCACATGCCCGCGCGCGGTGTGGATGCTCACGCCGAGCTGCTGTGCGATCGCCTGCGGGTCCATCCCCCGGCCGAGCGCGCGGAGCACCTCCATCTCGCGGTCGGTGAGATCGGTCTCAGGCGGCCTGGCCGGGGCCGGCTGCGCGCGCCGTCCGACCCGGTCGAGGACTGCGCTGAGCGTGGCCCCGTCGACGACCATCCCGCCACCCCGCGCTGTCCTCAGCGCCGAGAGCACCTCGGCGATCCCGCTCTCCTTGGGGAGGAAGCCGCAGACGCCGGCGCTCGCCGCGCGGGCGAGCACGGCGACGTCGGTGTGGCCGGTGAGGATGACGACGCGGAGCTCGGGACGGGCAGCGCGGAGCTCGGTGGCGACGTCGATCCCGTCGCCGTCGGGAAGCTGGACGTCGATGAGGAGGATGTCGGGCTGCTGATCCGCCGCCAGCCGCGCCGCGTCGGCGGCGGTCGCCGCCGTCCCCACGCATTCGAGGTCGGGCTGGGCTCCGATGGCGAGGGCGAGCGATTCGGCCAGGGCGCGGTGGTCGTCGACGACGAGCACGCGCCCCGGCCGCTCACCGGCGCGCCGCCCGAAGGGGAGCGCGGGATCCCAGGCCGCCCCCTCCCGCCGCTCGCCGCCGGTCTGCGTGCTCGCCCCCTGGGGGGTGACGTCCCTCACCGTTGCCTCCCGATACCCGAGGCCGCTCAGGATAGTGGATGCCCCTGGCGGGGGGCCGTCACCAAGTTGTGACCTCGGTCCTCGGATCCCGGCCCCAGGGTCCTGATCGCGCGCCGCCGGTGGTGACAACGGTCCGTATGGTGCACAGACTCCACCCATGTGGGCCGCGCTGCGACCCGAACGAGGTGCGTTCGGAAGGGCCGGCCGTGGCACCGAGGGTCAGGCGTGTGCCAGGAACTGTTCACGAGATTCCCCTGCTGCAGGACGTGAGATCGCAAGCTTCACGGGCCTTCACTTTTGTTGTGCGGTGGTGAGCGAGACTCCGTCATGTCGCCCCCGATATCAGGCCGATGCTCATTCATGCAAGCCGGGCGACATCCCAATTTCCGGCAGAGTTCATAACCCACATGGAAAGTGAGAACACATGAATCTCGGTAAGCTCCTCGGCGGCTTCGCGGGCGCCGCCACTCTGGTCGTCGGTGGAGGCGGTGTGATCGCCGCCCACGCAACCACCGCCAATCCCTTCCTGTTCAACGGCTCGTACTACGAGTGCGTGAATGTCAACAGTGGTGCGACCGACTTCATGCCCTTCCACGTGGGGCCACCGGCCTCCGCTCCGGTGCAGGCTGACTGCCATCAGGAGGAGGTGCTGATCACCTTCGTTGCACAGGGTGCACCGGGGGTTGCCGGCCCGCAGGGTCCCGCCGGTTCCCAGGGCGCCACGGGTGCCACGGGCGCCACGGGCGCCACCGGCGGCACCGGTTCCCAGGGTCCTGCTGG
Above is a genomic segment from Candidatus Dormiibacterota bacterium containing:
- a CDS encoding response regulator transcription factor, with translation MRDVTPQGASTQTGGERREGAAWDPALPFGRRAGERPGRVLVVDDHRALAESLALAIGAQPDLECVGTAATAADAARLAADQQPDILLIDVQLPDGDGIDVATELRAARPELRVVILTGHTDVAVLARAASAGVCGFLPKESGIAEVLSALRTARGGGMVVDGATLSAVLDRVGRRAQPAPARPPETDLTDREMEVLRALGRGMDPQAIAQQLGVSIHTARGHVKSILSKLECHSQLEAVVTAIRRGLLPELLAS
- a CDS encoding GspE/PulE family protein is translated as MVDLKRNRIDENRADGRRIGELLIERGALRTEILNDALRRQKRDRRPLGELLVERGVDEPALVAALGLQWGRPTVDLDTELPSDEALLCLDGVVARRLRVLPVSLDGDGRLRVATLTPDDPALSEALRTASGLVIELLLTDRTGLQNGIDRHYGVIDRIDSAAARAVGDRVEMAPSAATATELDAPVVQLVDLILAQGVRDRASDIHIEPQQHRLRVRFRVDGSLLDVRDLPRELAGSVASRIKVMAAMDIVDRHRAQDGQIATLIDGREIDIRVATMETIWGEKIVMRLLDKTRSLVSLPSLGLKPEVEGGLRRLVASPYGLIVVSGPTGAGKTTTLYSLLNELDRGVLNITTIEDPVEYHFDDVNQIRINRLAGVTFANGLRAILRQDPDVILIGEVRDSETAGIAIQAALTGHLVLCSLHASDTAGAIHRFIDMGIESFLVASALIGVVAQRLVRTVCERCAEEQVPGPEEVEFYRSVTGKLPRFTPMAGRGCPRCANSGFYGRTGVFECLQIDEDYRQLIVDRSSQTALRRAAVERGMTTLRHAGCDIAEQGRSTLAEAMRAVYMI
- a CDS encoding type II secretion system protein produces the protein MRTAQRRRRGQAGMTLIETLVAMAVISVGVVGIMYGFSAMARGASVSADQSRLESEMRQLSDQVRSRDALPYVFCAVENGTQKDYTPKITGLSFSPDTWSIVTVAVGSSATRNGAAVSAWQTCAAVTGRAAGADWGVQEITLKVSSASRSLTRVVWKGAA
- a CDS encoding GAF domain-containing protein codes for the protein MRSESLPVPEGGDVAAVLAAIAGHEDDEGAALAAVAEVIARRLGWPVGHALTVDTAGALLPSPGWYLADPARFEPFRAVSEAEAAGQGVLGRVHRERAPVWVEEVAADPSFLRRRTAALAGLVAGAVVPILAGGEMAGILELFTDDAAAVTDLGTRLRLLELSAHAGEALASARAQRRERERERRVRAVFDGPVPMATLDTGLRIVDANAALSELVGVEQASLAGWEVDSLGPPRGDLGSRLRAALRSGDPVVAGVMIATVRGAMPAGIRAWPVAGSGAVAHVLLIEPADERFATAAGIGPRLERRQAALEAVRDAGNEATLLAAIATAARDLLGCDAAVVSLSGAGARPFATLVGSGLTAAEDAVIGSLGGALPGLLGALAVEDRPMRISDIRSHPAHTGPELFAGRRALLGVPLRTSREGTIGHLVALDRAGGEPFDDLDEALAIDFAAVSAGLVVHARAGNALQGARAHVRRLAAANIALLQQVRPADVLQAAVDLARSVTDAEYAALLLVEPATGSLTRFVHAGLTPAAAARIGPLPSARGLLRALMLAGRPIRLADLRRHPAHAGFPPGHPAMRSLVAVPLSVQEAPHGLLLCANHLGGEFDEADEASAVQVAAAVERSLTHEDGRGADDLIDQLAVVSRRLRENEAVNWRFLGTLSHELRSSLSGILMSADLLADATLGVVGTTAALDVAGRIGVVAHNLMALVDNLLDLSRIQARRLEVRLQPVDLAPLLRDARSTIEPLAVDAGVALDIPDGEGEPRLLADPVRLRQVILNLLTNAVKFTPAGGRAWIELESGEHDLTIAVCDTGTGIEEADHERIFEPFERIEGSSAPGTGLGLAIARAIVELHGGRLTVSSWPGVGSRFGLTVRLARNPHLGPELTEALEEHRAVVTDDGRGRSLLLVEDDEASRESTTTVLELAGYHVDAVATCAEAVRAFAEGAHEVVLLDAQLPDGNGLDIVPRLRELAAGRMVRVVTFSADRIGDTEERATAECDDFILKPLRPRELLRRLRALLEA
- a CDS encoding type II secretion system protein, translating into MRTPAGSRAAALRPARRGQHGFTLIEMVVTMGIVTLLMGAVAGSFAVASKIIRPGGAQDRLAAAQDGMVVEQVLSRDVSRASCIRVGSGTATGTCSVGFANTSISGASGACSAATTLICIAWPWLSDPAGASCRVAVYMKASASSPVVISRTEWRVVSGTASSVQTVRQTTNPVGITVTRTPPTGWTNLVVKAVVVGNLTVNNPSVTLSLRPLAADPNSPATAALVPAGAQC
- a CDS encoding type II secretion system F family protein, which gives rise to MQLYRWQALTSAGESVEGLMQAAKQEDVRAALDARALHITSISAKGGAWRDLLKLERKVKAQEVTIFCRQLATFVSVGVPVTTGLSTIAEQTSDKQLKAACLAMIADIQRGARLSDAVRAHPQVFPVIIADMVQAAESSGDLEGVLRQASHSIEREASARQKIRAAMIYPSIICCLAVVLTIGIIAFVLPQFKDLYASLGVKLPGIVNILLGLSDFVKKDAILLLAGVLVGFVALGAWQRSERGRVVRDRVLLRLPVVAPMVRAAVVERFSRTLGDLLSAGVPIGETFAVVIETTSNRVYRQALRTVMAAMGTGQGIYQPLQATRLFPPIVTQMVRVGEETGSLDKHLRETAAMAGEDLDYRIKKMTSVIEPVLILFVGGMVGFVAITMVTTIYSLAGGYK